A part of Streptomyces sp. NBC_01497 genomic DNA contains:
- a CDS encoding S53 family peptidase, which translates to MHRVLPAQPRKRAVALAVGVTALTACALATAPGAQVGPARTGSVTANAAPVSAALPQPVPAVAGAQAIRGASGPLTTAQCEAQFGIACYTPTQYRQAYDLNALYRQGITGKGRTIVIVDSYGSPTVQHDLDVYSKQFGIKSTHVSVVKWGHVPTFDPTDATQTGWAGETSLDVQMAHAVAPDAHLVLVETGVAETEGVTGLPEMMDAEKSLIDQGVGDVITQSFGATENTFPGFATGDFSSIQNLRYAFKDAAKHNVTVLASSGDGGATDSTEDGVGYYDTQVNSWPSSDPLVTSIGGTQLHLDEQGKRTAPDSVYNDYGAGGGGQSHVFARPAYQNTVSRVVGARRGTPDVSMAAAVDGGAWTYTSYDPAETGWGVSGGTSEASPLFSGIVALADQRAGHRLGDIHQALYSLSAQSLWNPFTGITDVKDGTSNSYQGVTGYDAVRGYDMATGVGSIDAAKFVPALARRH; encoded by the coding sequence ATGCACAGAGTTCTCCCGGCTCAGCCCCGGAAGAGAGCCGTGGCCCTGGCCGTGGGCGTCACCGCCCTCACGGCCTGCGCGCTCGCCACCGCGCCCGGTGCGCAGGTCGGCCCCGCGCGGACCGGCAGCGTGACGGCGAACGCCGCCCCGGTGAGCGCCGCACTGCCCCAGCCCGTGCCCGCAGTGGCGGGCGCGCAGGCCATCCGCGGCGCGAGCGGCCCCCTGACCACCGCGCAGTGCGAGGCCCAGTTCGGCATCGCGTGCTACACGCCCACGCAGTACCGGCAGGCGTACGACCTCAACGCCCTCTACCGCCAGGGGATCACCGGCAAGGGCCGCACGATCGTCATCGTGGACTCCTACGGTTCGCCGACCGTGCAGCACGACCTTGACGTGTACAGCAAGCAGTTCGGCATCAAGAGCACCCACGTCTCCGTCGTGAAGTGGGGCCACGTACCGACGTTCGACCCCACCGACGCGACCCAGACCGGATGGGCCGGCGAAACCAGCCTCGACGTCCAGATGGCGCACGCCGTCGCCCCCGACGCACACCTCGTCCTCGTCGAGACGGGCGTGGCGGAGACCGAGGGCGTCACCGGCCTGCCCGAGATGATGGACGCCGAGAAGAGCCTGATCGACCAGGGCGTCGGCGACGTCATCACGCAGAGCTTCGGCGCGACGGAGAACACCTTCCCCGGCTTCGCCACAGGGGACTTCTCCAGCATCCAGAACCTGCGGTACGCGTTCAAGGACGCCGCGAAGCACAACGTCACCGTGCTCGCCTCGTCCGGTGACGGCGGCGCCACCGACTCGACCGAGGACGGCGTCGGCTACTACGACACGCAGGTCAACTCCTGGCCGTCGAGCGACCCGCTCGTGACGTCGATCGGCGGCACCCAGCTGCACCTGGACGAGCAGGGCAAGCGGACCGCGCCGGACAGCGTCTACAACGACTACGGCGCGGGCGGCGGCGGCCAGTCGCACGTCTTCGCCCGGCCCGCGTACCAGAACACCGTGAGTCGCGTCGTCGGCGCGCGGCGCGGTACGCCGGACGTCTCGATGGCGGCGGCCGTGGACGGCGGCGCCTGGACGTACACGAGCTACGACCCGGCCGAGACCGGCTGGGGCGTCTCCGGCGGTACGAGTGAGGCGAGCCCCCTCTTCTCGGGCATCGTCGCGCTCGCCGACCAGCGGGCGGGCCACCGCCTCGGTGACATCCACCAGGCGCTGTACAGCCTGTCGGCGCAGTCCCTGTGGAACCCGTTCACGGGCATCACGGACGTGAAGGACGGCACGAGCAACTCGTACCAGGGCGTGACCGGTTACGACGCCGTGCGCGGGTACGACATGGCGACGGGCGTCGGCAGCATCGACGCCGCGAAGTTCGTCCCGGCACTCGCCAGAAGGCACTGA
- the proP gene encoding glycine betaine/L-proline transporter ProP: protein MLRSLLRRRKQPLSPSDVTVTNKAEVHRAVSAAALGNMMEWFDFGVYAYLATTLGKVFFPSSSPGTQVVSTFATFAAAFFVRPLGGLVFGPLGDRIGRKRVLAITMILMAISTFAVGFLPGYSAIGFGAPILLLICRLVQGFSTGGEYAGATTYIAEYAPDKRRGFLGSWLDFGTFIGYAFGSGIVTLLTALLGSKGMVDWGWRVPFFVAGPLGLVGLYMRLRLEETPAFLREQEAAAAENRDGEGGAAEAARADDELASGARQSGKGRLKEIFTKHWEAVLICMGLVLLYNVTNYMVTSYLPTFMTETLGQDDVTAQLLILGTMIVVALTITTVGRSSDRWGRRPMFLGGSIAMIVLAIPAILLIRQGGILLPAFGCLILGLLLVCFAGTSAATLPALFPTRIRYGALSIAFNVSVSLFGGTTPLIASALVDETHDKMIPAYYLMIAGLIGLISTFFLHETAGKPLRGSGPMVETEEQARSLVARSRTEAGRQARDVWVRVRHPGRHHTDEDDED, encoded by the coding sequence CTGCTCCGTTCCCTGCTGCGGAGGCGCAAGCAGCCGCTGAGTCCGTCCGACGTCACGGTGACGAACAAGGCCGAGGTCCACCGGGCGGTGTCGGCGGCCGCGCTCGGCAACATGATGGAGTGGTTCGACTTCGGGGTGTACGCCTACCTGGCGACCACACTCGGGAAGGTGTTCTTCCCGTCCAGCTCGCCGGGCACCCAGGTGGTCTCCACCTTCGCGACGTTCGCCGCCGCGTTCTTCGTACGGCCGCTCGGCGGTCTGGTCTTCGGGCCGCTCGGCGACCGGATCGGCCGCAAGCGCGTGCTCGCCATCACGATGATCCTCATGGCGATCAGCACGTTCGCCGTGGGCTTCCTGCCCGGCTACTCGGCCATCGGGTTCGGGGCGCCGATCCTGCTGCTGATCTGCCGTCTGGTGCAGGGATTCTCGACCGGCGGCGAATACGCGGGCGCCACCACCTACATCGCCGAGTACGCCCCCGACAAGCGGCGCGGCTTCCTCGGCAGCTGGCTCGACTTCGGCACGTTCATCGGCTACGCCTTCGGCTCCGGGATCGTCACCCTGCTCACCGCCCTGCTCGGCAGCAAGGGCATGGTCGACTGGGGCTGGCGGGTGCCGTTCTTCGTCGCGGGGCCGCTCGGCCTCGTCGGCCTCTACATGCGCCTGCGGCTGGAGGAGACCCCGGCGTTCCTGCGCGAGCAGGAGGCCGCCGCCGCGGAGAACCGCGACGGCGAGGGCGGCGCGGCCGAGGCGGCGCGCGCCGACGACGAGCTGGCGAGCGGTGCGCGGCAGTCGGGCAAGGGGCGGCTCAAGGAGATCTTCACGAAGCACTGGGAGGCCGTGCTGATCTGCATGGGCCTCGTCCTGCTCTACAACGTGACCAACTACATGGTGACGTCGTACCTGCCCACCTTCATGACGGAGACGCTCGGCCAGGACGACGTCACCGCGCAGCTGCTGATCCTCGGCACGATGATCGTGGTGGCGCTGACCATCACCACCGTGGGGCGCTCCTCCGACCGGTGGGGACGGCGCCCGATGTTCCTGGGGGGCAGCATCGCGATGATCGTGCTGGCCATTCCCGCGATTCTGCTGATCCGGCAGGGCGGGATCCTGCTGCCCGCGTTCGGCTGCCTGATCCTCGGGCTGCTGCTGGTGTGTTTCGCGGGCACGTCCGCCGCCACGCTCCCGGCGCTGTTCCCGACGCGTATCCGCTACGGCGCGCTGTCGATCGCGTTCAACGTCTCCGTGTCCCTCTTCGGCGGTACGACACCGCTGATCGCGTCGGCGCTGGTGGACGAGACGCACGACAAGATGATCCCCGCGTACTACCTCATGATCGCCGGGCTGATCGGCCTGATCTCGACGTTCTTCCTCCACGAGACGGCCGGCAAGCCGCTGCGCGGCTCCGGGCCGATGGTGGAGACGGAGGAGCAGGCCCGCAGCCTCGTGGCCCGGAGCAGGACGGAGGCGGGCCGTCAGGCACGGGACGTGTGGGTGCGGGTACGGCATCCCGGCAGGCACCACACGGACGAGGACGACGAGGACTGA
- a CDS encoding SPW repeat protein, translated as MAAHTSPGTTSSTSDSIDQHPDIMALRRDHSERAASTPMAQAVEGLAILAGLYLAGSAWIIGFTAFTPLAITNLIAGLAFTLLAMGYNNHAYERMHGMSWAALGIGVWAIIAPWVITGSFNTTHTIWSNCVIGGVMVCLALATAVLGAGRSRARGRSARGRSAREQSPQV; from the coding sequence ATGGCGGCACACACGTCACCCGGCACGACATCCAGTACGTCGGACAGCATTGACCAGCACCCGGACATCATGGCTCTGCGCCGGGACCACTCGGAACGGGCCGCCTCCACGCCGATGGCACAGGCGGTGGAAGGGCTCGCGATACTGGCCGGTCTGTACCTCGCGGGGTCCGCGTGGATCATCGGCTTCACCGCGTTCACCCCCCTGGCCATCACCAACCTGATCGCCGGTCTCGCGTTCACCCTGCTCGCCATGGGATACAACAACCACGCCTACGAGCGCATGCACGGCATGAGCTGGGCCGCACTCGGGATCGGCGTGTGGGCGATCATCGCCCCCTGGGTGATCACCGGTAGTTTCAACACGACCCATACGATCTGGAGCAACTGCGTCATCGGCGGCGTGATGGTGTGCCTCGCGCTGGCGACCGCGGTGCTCGGTGCCGGACGCTCGCGTGCCCGGGGCCGCTCCGCCCGGGGCCGCTCCGCCCGGGAGCAGTCACCGCAGGTCTGA
- a CDS encoding nucleobase:cation symporter-2 family protein: MPYEYAYHARTALAHITDPLPVPRPVPSALTPSRTPDLTEADVPPDPTAPDPTAPEPPTAEAVVDTVDTRPPAGRLGLLGLQHVLVMYTGCVTVPLVFGEAAKLDTSTVGLLVNADLLVAGVITLLQSLGLGKLLGVRLPVVAGATFTAVTPMVLIAGQYGMRAVYGSMIAAGVFGLLVAVPFARAVRFFPPLVSGTVITVIGLSLIGVAAGLIAGDDPAAKDYAAPSHLALAGGIVLLIVMFGRFTRGFLSQVGVLVGLVAGTAVAVPMGLTDFSAAGAAHWVGVSSPFHFGTPTFPVAAVTSMCVVMLVTFTESTADMLAVGEMTGRRPTRDDLARGLAADGVSGVLGGVMNAFLDTVFAQNVGLVEMSKVRSRYVAAVAGGLLVLLGLIPKLGETVASLPGPVVGAAGLVMFATVTTVGIRTLRRVEFDGTNNLLIVAVSIGVGMLPVVAPTIYHAFPAWIQVIGGSAITSATLTAFVLNLLFHHTRGRAATESGHAPSHSMDREGSL, encoded by the coding sequence GTGCCGTACGAGTACGCGTACCACGCCCGTACGGCACTCGCACACATCACCGACCCCCTGCCCGTCCCCCGCCCGGTGCCGTCCGCGCTCACCCCCTCCCGTACCCCCGACCTGACGGAGGCCGATGTGCCACCCGACCCGACGGCACCCGACCCGACGGCACCCGAACCGCCCACGGCCGAGGCGGTGGTGGACACGGTCGACACGCGGCCGCCGGCGGGCCGCCTCGGCCTGCTCGGGCTCCAGCACGTGCTGGTGATGTACACCGGCTGCGTCACCGTGCCGCTGGTCTTCGGCGAGGCGGCGAAGCTCGACACCTCGACAGTGGGACTGCTGGTCAACGCGGACCTGCTGGTGGCCGGAGTGATCACGCTGCTGCAGTCGCTGGGCCTCGGGAAACTGCTGGGGGTGCGGCTGCCGGTGGTGGCTGGCGCGACGTTCACGGCCGTGACGCCGATGGTCCTGATCGCGGGTCAGTACGGCATGCGGGCCGTGTACGGCTCGATGATCGCGGCGGGCGTCTTCGGCCTGCTGGTGGCGGTGCCGTTCGCCCGGGCCGTACGGTTCTTCCCGCCGCTGGTCAGCGGCACGGTCATCACCGTCATCGGTCTGTCGCTGATCGGCGTGGCGGCGGGGCTGATCGCGGGCGACGACCCCGCGGCGAAGGACTACGCGGCTCCCTCCCACCTGGCGCTGGCCGGCGGGATCGTGCTGCTGATCGTCATGTTCGGCCGGTTCACCCGTGGATTCCTGTCGCAGGTGGGGGTGTTGGTGGGTCTGGTCGCGGGCACCGCCGTCGCCGTCCCGATGGGCCTGACCGACTTCTCCGCGGCGGGCGCCGCCCACTGGGTCGGTGTCAGCTCGCCGTTCCACTTCGGAACACCGACGTTCCCGGTGGCGGCCGTCACCTCGATGTGCGTGGTGATGCTCGTGACGTTCACGGAGTCGACGGCCGACATGCTCGCGGTCGGCGAGATGACGGGCCGCCGCCCCACCCGGGACGACCTGGCGCGCGGCCTCGCGGCGGACGGCGTCTCCGGCGTGCTCGGCGGGGTGATGAACGCCTTCCTCGACACCGTCTTCGCGCAGAACGTCGGCCTGGTCGAGATGAGCAAGGTCCGCAGCCGCTACGTGGCGGCGGTCGCGGGCGGCCTGCTCGTGCTGCTCGGGCTGATACCGAAACTCGGCGAGACCGTCGCCTCCCTGCCGGGCCCTGTCGTCGGCGCCGCGGGTCTCGTGATGTTCGCGACCGTGACGACGGTCGGCATCAGGACCCTGCGCAGGGTCGAGTTCGACGGTACGAACAATCTGCTCATCGTCGCCGTCTCGATCGGCGTGGGGATGCTGCCGGTCGTGGCGCCCACGATCTACCACGCGTTTCCGGCCTGGATCCAGGTGATCGGCGGCAGCGCGATCACGAGCGCGACGCTGACGGCGTTCGTGCTGAACCTCCTCTTCCACCACACCCGGGGGCGTGCCGCCACGGAAAGCGGGCATGCGCCATCGCACAGCATGGACCGTGAGGGGAGCCTCTGA
- a CDS encoding DUF4232 domain-containing protein translates to MKLRPATLPLVVATLAGGLMLTACGGSSSTDGASAGGSTSASASTDATGGAAGSTDSPSDAASTGSSASGSSSDSGSSSNASGTNASSGKKAAGSSTGGSAPQAAAGSGTAACRTADLSFSYGPGSGAQSVGSPGGVIIKMTNKGSASCSMTGYPGVNLVSSSVSWPLSRQTSVAPHRVTVKPGGSTSFTITYMPFTKGSGEQVDVTTLVITPPNETHSTRMVWDFQPVLRQDGATHPATYVGPVGGQ, encoded by the coding sequence ATGAAGCTGCGCCCCGCCACGCTCCCGCTCGTCGTCGCGACCCTGGCCGGCGGACTGATGCTCACCGCGTGCGGCGGCTCGTCCAGCACGGACGGCGCGTCCGCCGGCGGCTCCACGAGTGCCTCGGCGTCCACGGACGCGACCGGCGGCGCGGCCGGAAGCACGGACAGCCCCTCGGACGCGGCGTCCACCGGCTCCTCCGCGTCCGGCTCCAGCTCGGACTCCGGCTCGTCCTCGAACGCGTCCGGCACGAACGCGTCCTCCGGCAAGAAGGCGGCCGGCTCCTCCACGGGCGGCTCGGCGCCGCAGGCGGCCGCCGGGTCCGGCACGGCTGCCTGCCGCACCGCCGACCTCTCCTTCTCCTACGGGCCCGGCAGCGGCGCGCAGTCGGTGGGCTCCCCGGGCGGCGTCATCATCAAGATGACCAACAAGGGCTCGGCGTCCTGCAGCATGACGGGGTACCCCGGGGTCAACCTGGTCAGCAGCAGTGTCAGCTGGCCGCTGAGCCGGCAGACGTCCGTCGCCCCGCACCGGGTGACCGTCAAGCCCGGTGGGAGCACCAGCTTCACCATCACGTACATGCCCTTCACCAAGGGCTCCGGCGAGCAGGTGGACGTCACGACCCTCGTCATCACGCCGCCGAACGAGACCCACTCCACCCGGATGGTGTGGGACTTCCAGCCGGTCCTGCGCCAGGACGGCGCCACCCACCCGGCCACCTACGTGGGCCCCGTCGGCGGTCAGTGA
- a CDS encoding Na+/H+ antiporter — protein sequence MASLTVVLLLVVLATAVATGARHWRVPAPSLLVLAGLLAGLLPWVPDVRVAPDVIAVVVLPPLLYASAEELSARELRPVWRPVTVLALGLVLASAAAVALVASVVTPLPPAMAFVLGAVLASTDPVAVTALGRRLSLPPRMQVIVQGESLFNDATSLVLFKVAVAGAVAASAVSVPGAVGEFLLLGGGGAVIGGAVGALVTLIRRRTRDVTLETVIALVTPYAAYVVAEDLHTSGVTAVVVAAVVLGSTGHRLTGPRVRIQLHAVYGTVVFLLESVVFAIIGLQLPLMVKELAASEGSWPLWVLGCAGTVLAVRLLWIFPLSALTQYRRRGRAPAGQAGRMSWRVPAVLSWAGTRGVMPLAAALSIPLTTHAGLPLPYRPLVLVLTTGVVVVTLVVQGFTLSPVVRRSGVALDPGHTAREEARIRRTLTAAALAELDQMVEVDAAPRAAADQVRSGLRARYERAAAAADDAAGGSGARDAHEDDVRALRRALTAAETAELHRMYEDGRVGGATMRRIQHTLDLERASLDER from the coding sequence ATGGCCAGCCTGACCGTCGTCCTCCTCCTCGTGGTCCTCGCCACCGCCGTGGCGACCGGCGCCCGGCACTGGCGGGTGCCCGCCCCGTCCCTGCTGGTGCTGGCGGGCCTCCTCGCGGGGCTGCTGCCCTGGGTGCCAGACGTGCGGGTGGCCCCGGACGTGATCGCCGTGGTCGTGCTGCCTCCGCTGCTGTACGCCTCGGCCGAGGAACTCTCCGCACGTGAACTGCGCCCGGTCTGGCGGCCGGTGACGGTCCTCGCCCTCGGTCTCGTCCTCGCGTCCGCCGCCGCGGTAGCGCTGGTGGCGTCCGTGGTCACCCCGCTCCCGCCCGCCATGGCGTTCGTCCTGGGCGCGGTGCTCGCGAGCACCGACCCGGTGGCGGTCACCGCGCTGGGCCGCAGGCTGTCGCTGCCGCCGCGCATGCAGGTGATCGTGCAGGGGGAGAGCCTGTTCAACGACGCGACGAGCCTGGTGCTCTTCAAGGTCGCGGTCGCCGGCGCGGTCGCGGCGAGCGCGGTGTCCGTGCCGGGCGCCGTCGGCGAGTTCCTGCTGCTGGGCGGCGGCGGCGCGGTGATCGGCGGGGCCGTCGGCGCCCTGGTGACCCTGATCCGCCGCCGTACCCGGGACGTGACGCTGGAGACGGTGATCGCGCTCGTCACGCCGTACGCCGCGTATGTCGTCGCGGAGGATCTGCACACGTCGGGGGTGACGGCGGTGGTGGTGGCGGCCGTCGTGCTGGGCAGCACCGGCCACCGGCTGACGGGGCCCCGCGTCAGGATCCAGCTGCACGCCGTCTACGGCACGGTGGTCTTTCTGCTGGAGAGTGTCGTCTTCGCCATCATCGGCCTGCAACTCCCGCTCATGGTCAAGGAGTTGGCGGCATCGGAAGGAAGCTGGCCGCTGTGGGTGCTGGGGTGCGCCGGCACGGTGCTCGCGGTGCGGCTGCTGTGGATCTTCCCGCTGTCCGCGCTGACGCAGTACCGGCGGCGCGGGCGCGCCCCGGCCGGGCAGGCGGGGCGGATGTCGTGGCGGGTGCCCGCGGTGCTGTCCTGGGCCGGGACGCGGGGCGTGATGCCGCTGGCCGCCGCCTTGTCCATCCCCCTCACCACGCATGCGGGGCTGCCGCTGCCGTACCGGCCGCTGGTCCTGGTGCTGACCACCGGGGTGGTCGTCGTGACGCTCGTCGTCCAGGGCTTCACCCTGTCCCCCGTGGTGCGCCGTTCGGGGGTGGCGCTCGACCCCGGGCACACCGCGCGTGAGGAGGCCCGCATCCGGCGCACCCTGACCGCTGCCGCCCTCGCGGAACTCGACCAGATGGTGGAGGTCGACGCCGCGCCGAGGGCCGCCGCCGACCAGGTGCGAAGCGGCCTGCGGGCCCGGTACGAGCGGGCCGCGGCGGCGGCGGACGACGCGGCCGGGGGCTCCGGCGCCCGCGACGCACACGAGGACGACGTGCGGGCCCTGCGCCGGGCGCTGACGGCGGCGGAGACCGCCGAGCTGCACCGGATGTACGAGGACGGCCGGGTCGGCGGCGCGACGATGCGCCGCATCCAGCACACGCTCGACCTGGAGCGGGCGAGCCTCGACGAGCGGTGA
- a CDS encoding zinc-dependent alcohol dehydrogenase family protein: MRAVVFGEFGTMPAVQEVPDPVPAPDGVVVRVEATGLCRSDWHGWMGHDDGITLPHVPGHELAGRVETVGASVLTWRPGDRVTVPFVCACGRCDACAAGEQQVCEAQEQPGFTHWGSFAELVPLRHADTNLVAVPDSMSFLTAASLGCRFATAYRAVAERGRVRPGEWLAVHGCGGVGLSAVMIAAAAGARVVAVDVAARALELAREFGAAATVDATAVPDTAAAVRDATNGGADVSVDALGSAATCAASVLSLRRRGRHVQVGLLPGGGTPVPMDRVVSYEIDVLGSHGMAAHAYPRLMRQVAAGNLRPDLLVTSVIGLDAAPAALAAMGERPAAVTAGMTVITPQV; the protein is encoded by the coding sequence ATGCGCGCCGTGGTGTTCGGGGAGTTCGGCACGATGCCCGCCGTCCAGGAGGTGCCCGACCCGGTCCCGGCGCCGGACGGGGTCGTCGTGCGCGTGGAGGCCACCGGCCTGTGCCGTAGCGACTGGCACGGCTGGATGGGCCACGACGACGGGATCACGCTGCCGCACGTGCCGGGACACGAACTGGCGGGCCGCGTCGAGACGGTGGGCGCGTCGGTCCTCACCTGGCGCCCCGGCGACCGGGTCACGGTGCCGTTCGTGTGCGCGTGCGGCCGGTGCGACGCGTGCGCGGCAGGGGAGCAGCAGGTGTGCGAGGCGCAGGAGCAGCCCGGTTTCACGCACTGGGGGTCGTTCGCCGAGCTGGTGCCGCTGCGCCACGCGGACACGAACCTCGTCGCCGTACCGGACTCGATGTCGTTCCTGACGGCCGCCTCGCTGGGCTGCCGGTTCGCGACCGCGTACCGGGCGGTCGCCGAGCGGGGGCGGGTCAGGCCAGGCGAGTGGCTCGCGGTGCACGGCTGCGGTGGTGTGGGCCTGTCGGCGGTGATGATCGCGGCGGCGGCGGGAGCACGTGTCGTGGCGGTCGACGTGGCGGCCCGCGCACTGGAGTTGGCGCGGGAGTTCGGCGCGGCGGCGACCGTCGACGCGACGGCGGTCCCGGACACGGCGGCGGCGGTGCGGGACGCCACGAACGGTGGTGCGGACGTCTCCGTCGACGCGCTCGGCTCGGCCGCCACCTGCGCCGCGTCCGTGCTGTCCCTGCGGCGGCGCGGCCGGCACGTACAGGTCGGGCTGCTGCCGGGCGGCGGTACGCCGGTGCCGATGGACCGTGTCGTGTCGTACGAGATCGACGTGCTGGGTTCGCACGGCATGGCGGCGCACGCCTATCCGCGGCTGATGCGGCAGGTGGCGGCGGGCAATCTGCGGCCGGACCTGCTGGTCACCTCGGTGATCGGGCTCGACGCTGCGCCCGCGGCGCTGGCCGCGATGGGGGAGCGGCCGGCGGCGGTCACGGCGGGCATGACGGTGATCACCCCACAGGTGTGA
- a CDS encoding class I SAM-dependent methyltransferase yields MADHDADDGYLLDNQQAEAGIRFDALAELFDPVTFRHVDALGVTAGMRCWEIGAGGPSVPVGLAARVGPGGAVVATDIDTSWTGPAPGAGTGATIEVLRHDVAADPPPPGGFDLVHARLVLVHVTDRAEALRRMVGALRPGGRLLIEDADPGLQPLLCPDESGPEQRLANRLRSGFRDLMAARGADLAYGRTLPRLLREAGLHDVRADAYFPITSPACTVLEAATVRQIRTRLVDAGLATDQEIDQHLANVTAGGLDLATAPMISAWGRRPGP; encoded by the coding sequence ATGGCCGACCACGACGCGGACGACGGATACCTGCTCGACAACCAGCAGGCGGAGGCCGGGATCCGCTTCGACGCGCTGGCCGAGCTGTTCGACCCGGTGACCTTCCGGCACGTCGACGCGTTGGGCGTCACCGCCGGGATGCGGTGCTGGGAGATCGGCGCAGGGGGCCCCAGCGTCCCTGTGGGGCTGGCCGCTCGGGTGGGACCCGGCGGTGCCGTGGTGGCCACGGACATCGACACGTCGTGGACCGGGCCCGCGCCGGGCGCGGGCACCGGCGCGACGATCGAGGTGCTGCGCCACGACGTGGCGGCGGACCCGCCGCCGCCCGGCGGATTCGACCTGGTGCACGCCCGCCTGGTCCTCGTCCACGTGACCGACCGGGCGGAGGCGCTGCGCCGGATGGTGGGGGCGCTGCGTCCCGGCGGGCGGCTGCTGATCGAGGACGCCGACCCCGGGCTGCAGCCTCTGCTGTGCCCGGACGAGTCCGGTCCCGAGCAGCGGCTCGCCAACCGCCTGCGGTCCGGCTTCCGTGACCTGATGGCCGCGCGCGGTGCCGATCTGGCCTACGGACGTACGCTGCCGAGACTGCTGCGCGAAGCCGGTCTGCACGACGTACGGGCGGACGCCTACTTCCCAATCACCTCGCCGGCCTGCACCGTCCTGGAGGCCGCCACCGTGCGTCAGATCCGCACCCGTCTCGTGGACGCGGGACTCGCCACCGACCAGGAGATCGACCAGCACCTCGCGAACGTCACGGCCGGCGGCCTCGACCTGGCGACCGCCCCGATGATCTCCGCCTGGGGACGACGCCCGGGCCCGTGA